CGGGGACGGATCGCTGAACGTGCCGATGCGCAACGGCGAGGACGGCAGCGGCCAGTGGCAGGACTGGCTGACCGACGATCGCCCGCTGCAGGACGAAACCGTCGCCGACGCAGAAGAAGCGACGGTGCGCCGCGAGATGCTGACCGAAGCGATGGAATCGCTGAACGAGCGCGAACAGCACATCCTCACCGAACGGCGCCTGACGGACAATCCGCAGACGCTGGAAGAACTGTCGCAGGTGTACGACGTCAGCCGCGAACGCATCCGCCAGATCGAGGTGCGCGCGTTCGAGAAGCTGCAGAAGGCCATGCTCCGCATCGCCGGCGAACGCTTCCTGCCGGCAGCGGTTACGGGCTGATCCACTCAACATAGCGGAGACGGGAGGGCGGGCATTTGCTCGCCCTTTTGTTTGCACCCGGCCTTTTGTTTGCACCGGGGGTGCCACGCCGCTAATTCCGGCCCATGCTTCGGGTCGCCAGGTTCCTTGCCAAGTTCGTCGTCGGTTTCGTCGCGCTCAGCCTGCTGCTGGTGATCGTGTTCCGCTTCGTCCCGCCGCCGGTCACCGCGACCATGGTGATGGACGAAAACGGCATCACCAAGGACTGGGAAAGCCTGAGCCAGATCGACCGCAACCTGGTGGATGCGGTGATCGCGGCGGAGGACGGCAAGTTCTGCAGCCACGACGGCTTCGACCGCAAGGCGATCGAGAATGCGATGCGGCGCAACATGGAAGGCGGGCGCATCCGCGGCGGCTCCACCATCAGCCAGCAGACCGCCAAGAACGTGTTCCTGTGGCAGGGCGGAGGCTATTTCCGCAAAGGGCTGGAAGCCTGGTTCACATTCCTGATCGAGAATATCTGGGGCAAGCGGCGGATCATGGAAGTCTACCTCAACGTCGCGGAAACCGGCATCGGCACCTATGGAGCCGAGGCCGGGGCGCAGCGCTATTTCGGCAAGTCCGCTGCCAGCCTGACGCGGATTGAGGCGGCGCGCATGGCAGCCGCCCTGCCCCTGCCCAAGAAGCGCAGCGTGAAGAACCCGGGCGGTTGGCTGCGCCGCCACGGCAACACGATTTCCGCCCGCATCGGCGTCGTCAGGCGTGACGCGCTCGACGCCTGCGTCTACAACTGAGCGCCATGGGGGCGGGACACTCACACGGTAGCGGGCATGGGCATGGCCATGGCGGCGGGCACGGGCATGGCCACGACCACGGCCCGGGCGACTATGACCGCGCCTTTGCGATCGGCATCGTCCTCAACACCGCCTTCGTCGTCGTGGAGGCGGTCTACGGCTTCCTGTCCGGTTCGATGGCGCTGGTCGCGGATGCTGGCCACAACCTATCCGATGTCCTCAGCCTGATCCTTGCCTGGGGCGCGGCGACGCTGGCGAAGAAACCGCCGAGCAACCGCTTCACCTTCGGCTACAAGAGCTCCACCATCCTTGCCGCGCTCGCCAACGCGCTGCTGCTGCTCGCCGCGCTGGGCGTGATCCTGTGGGAAACGCTGCACCGCTTTGCCGACCCGCAGCCGATCGAGCCGGGCACGGTTATGATCGTCGCCGGGATCGGCATCGTCATCAACACCGCTACCGCGCTGCTCTTCATGTCCGGCCGCAAGAGCGACATCAACATCCGCGGCGCGTTCCTGCACATGGCCGCCGACGCGCTCGTCAGCCTGGGTGTGGTCATCGCCGGCGCGCTGATCTGGTACACCGGCGCACTGTGGATCGACCCCGTCACCAGCCTGCTGATCGTCGCCCTGATCGCGTGGGGTACGTGGGGCCTGCTTAAGGATTCCATCCGCATGAGCCTGCTCGGCGTGCCCGCCGGCATCGATGAAGGCGCGGTGCGCGGCTATCTTGGCGGGATCGACGGCGTGGCGCGGGTCCACGACCTCCACATCTGGCCGATGAGCACAACCGAAACCGCGCTGACCGCGCACCTGGTGATGCCGGGCGGCCATCCGGGGGACAGCTTCCTGATGGAAGTGGCCGAGGAACTGAAGCACCATCACCGCATCGGCCACGCCACCATCCAGGTCGAAACCAGCGACGACTGCGCGCAGGCCTGCGTATAGGGCAGCGTTCAAGACTTGCGCGATACGACACAACAACCCATTCGAATAGAGACATGCGACCGATCTTCGCCTCAGCTGCCGCAATCCTCCTCACGGCCACCGCCTGCGCCGAAGCGCCCCCGCCTGCCGAACCGCCGCTGGCCGGTGCGTCGATCGGCGGCGATTTCACGCTCACCGGCACCGATGGCGCGGACGTGTCGTGGACCGATTTCGAGGGCAAATACCGGCTCGTCTATTTCGGCTACGCCTTCTGCCCCGACATCTGCCCCAACGACGTCGCCAACCTTGCGCGCGGTTACAAGGCGCTGAAGGAAAGCGATCCCGCCGCCGCGCAGGCGCTGGTGCCGATCTTCATCTCCATCGATCCGGAACGCGACACGCCGGACGTGGTCGCCGAATTCGCCGGCGCCTTTTCGCCGGACATCGTCGGGCTGACCGGTACGCCCGAACAGGTCGCCGCCACGGCCAAGAAGTTCGCCGTCTATTTTGCGAAGGGCGAGGAAACGCCGGATGGCGGCTACCTGATGGATCACAGCCGGTCCGCAATCCTGTTTAGCCCGTCGGGCGAACCGATCGCGCCGATTTCCGTAGACCAGGGCGGCAAGGCGGTCGAGGCAGAGCTGAAGCAGTGGGTGAGCTGAGGGACAGGTTCTGGCAGCTCGATCTGGCGGAGCTGACTCGCGCGGAATGGGAAGCCCTGTGCGACGGGTGCGGGCGCTGCTGCCTGCACAAGGTCGAGGATGCCGACACGGGCCGGATCTACGACACCAATGTCGCCTGCAAGCTGCTCGACACGGCGACCGGCCTGTGCAGCGATTATCGCCATCGCAAGGCGCGTGTACCCGATTGCCTGCGCCTGACCGCGGGCAATGTGAACGATTTGCCGTGGCTGCCGCAGACCTGCGCCTATCGCCGCCGCGCACGGGGCGAGGCATTGCCCGACTGGCACTACCTCCTCAGCGGTGACCGCGACGCGGTGCGCAAGGCCGGCGTGTCCGTCCACAACCGCGTGATCAGCGAAACCGATGCGGGACCGCTGGAGCACCACATGGTCGACTGGGAGGAGGAACCGTGATCGAATGGCTGCAGGGCGCGCCGGGCGATCACGAAATCGTCCTCGCCGGACGGCCCCTCCCCATCCTTCTCAAGCGCAATGCCCGCGCCCGGCGGCTGACCCTGCGGCTGGCGCGTGACGGCAGCGCGGTGCACCTCACCGTGCCGCGCTGGGCCCCGACGCGCGAGGCGATCGCCTTTGCCCATGCGAAGTCGGAATGGCTGGCTGGCCAGCTCGAGAAAATCCCGCAGCGCGATCCGCCGCAGGCCGGCGGGACTTTCCGCTATTGCGGGGAAGACTGGCGGATCGATTGGCACGCCGCCCACCCGCGCACCCCGCGCGCCGATACGGACGCCGGCACGCTCACCCTCGGCGGGCCGCAGGACCGCTTGCCCGCGCGCCTGCAGCGCTGGCTGGAGAGCGAGGCGCTGCGCCTGTGCGCCGCCGATCTCGCCTTCTACGCCGAACGCGCCGGGGTGCCGCTGCCCGAAATCCGCCTCAGCCGTGCGAAAAGCCGATGGGGCAGCTGCTCGGGCAAGCAGGTCGTGCGGATCAACTGGCGGCTGGTGCAGGCACCCGCGCATGTCCGCCGCAGCGTGGTCGCCCACGAGGTCGCGCATCTCGTGCATTTCGATCACAGCCCCGCCTTTCACGCACTGCTGGGGCACATCTATGACGCCGACATCGGGGCCGCAGACCGCTGGCTGAAAGCGCACGGTCGCAGCCTTTACGCGCAGTTCGGCTAAGACTGGCGCGCGCGGGCACAAATCCCTATCTTGTGCGGAAGATGAGCATTTTCCGCACCTTCCTGCAGAACCTCTCGCCCAGGCGCGCAGTGTCCGATTTCGCCGGGCAATGGCGCCGACCCAACCCCTATCGCTGGCATATCCTCGGCGTTGCGGGCGCGGCGACTTTCGCGATTTTCTATACCTTCCTGCCCGAAGACCAGCCGATGGAGCCGGAAAGCCCCGAAGTGGACTACATCGAATTCTTCGAGCCCGGCCGGACCGACGAGCAGATCATGGCCTCCAACGTCGAGAACCAGAAGCGGCAGGACGAATTGCGCGCCGAAGCCGAGGAACGGGTCGAATTGCGCAAGAGCCTCTACCGCGAACTGGGCCGCGCCACCGGGCTCGACGTGGACGAGATGGAGCGCGAACTGGCAGCGGAAGAGGCGGCAGAAAAGGCCGCCGAGCAGCAGCGGCTCGACGCACGCCGCCGCGATGCCGAAAGGGCGCTGCTTGACGGCCAGTAAGGCCGACCTGCGCTGGCTCGCCGCGGCTGCCGCGCTGGCGGAGCGCGGTCGCCCCGTCAGTGCGCCCAACCCGTCCGTCGGCGCCATCATCGTAAAGGAGGGCCGCGTCATCGGTCGCGGCTGGACGCAAGCTGGCGGCCGCCCGCATGCGGAGGCTGTCGCTCTGGCGCAGGCCGGCAGCGATGCGGCAGGTGCCACGCTGTATGTCACGCTCGAACCCTGCGCCCATGACAGCGCGCGCGGCCCGGCCTGCTCCGCGCTGGTCGCAGCGGCCGGACTGGCGCGCGTGGTGATCGGCGCCGGCGATCCGGACCCGCGCACGGCAGGCGGCGGCATCGCCCGGCTGGAGGCTGCCGGGATCGAGACCGTGCTGGCCGATTGCCCGCGCTGCGCGGATAGCCTTGCCGGTTACCTGACCCGCGCCGCGCTGGGCCGCCCGCACGTCACGCTGAAACTCGCGCTTTCCATCGACGGCTGCATCGCGCTCGCCGACGGGACCAGCCAATGGATCACCGGACCTGCCGCGCGCGCCCACACGCACCGCGAGCGGGCACGAGCGGACGCCATCCTCGTCGGCGGCGGGACCTTGCGCGCCGATACGCCATCGCTCGACGTGCGGCTGGAAGGGCTGGAGGATCGCTCGCCAACCCGCTGGGTGCTGACGCGCGGCGAGACGCCGGATGGCTGGCAGGCGCTGCGCGATCCTGCCGACCTGTCGCCGCTTGCGCCCGCGCAATATCTCTTTGTGGAAGGCGGCGCAGGGGCCACGGCAGCCTTCCTTGCCGCCGACCATGTCGACCGCTTGCTGGTCTACCGCGCGCCCATCGTCATCGGCGGCGGCATGGCTTCCGTCGGCGACATCGGCCTTGCCGACCTGGCGCAAGCGCATGGCCGCTGGCAGCGGATCGCAACCGCGGCGCTTGGCAGCGATATGCTCGAAGTCTACGAGCGGACCCGCAGCCGCAATCCGGCCTGACAGGAGCGTCCATGTTCACCGGCATCGTCACCGCCATCGGCACCGTCACCAACCGCGAAGAGCGCGGCGACCTGCGCCTCACCATCGCCTGCCCGTGGGACCCGGCGGACATCGCCATCGGCGCTTCGATCGCCTGCTCCGGCTGCTGCCTGACCGTGGTGAGCAAGGGCGGGGATGCGGGCGCCGCGTGGTTCACCGTCGACCTTTCGGCAGAGACCGTGGGCCTGACCAACGCCGCGCGCTGGGCGGAAGGCGCGCGCCTCAATCTCGAACCCGCGCTGAAGATGGGCGACGAGCTGGGCGGCCATATCGTCACCGGCCATGTCGATGGCGTCGGGCGCGTCATCGCGGCGGAAGACGAGGGGGATTCGACCCGCCTCACCATCCTCGCCCCGGCTGGCCTCGCGCCCTATATCGCGGCCAAGGGCTCGATCACCGTGGACGGCTGCTCGCTCACTGTGAATTCGGTCGAGGATACGGACGATGGCTGCCAGTTCGGGCTCAACATCATCCCCCACACCGCCGAAGTGACGACACTGGGCACCCTCGCATCCGGCGACAGCGTGAACCTGGAGATCGACACTCTGGCCCGCTACCTCCAGCGGATGGTCGCGCTGCGGGGCTAGGCCAGCGGCCCTTGCGCGAACGCGGCGCGGTCGATTTCGTAGATGACATTCCGCTGGGGGCCGGTCGCCCCTTCGGCCTCTTCGATGCGGCCAGTCAGGCGGCCGCCGATCTTCTCCATCGCCCTGCGAGAGACGAGGTTGTTCTCGCCGACCCGGAACACCACGCGTTCCACGGATGCCAGCGCATGGGACAGCATCAACCGCTTCACGCGGGCATTCATGCCGCTTCCCCAAAGATTCCGGGCGATGAAGGTCCAGCCGATTTCCACCACCCCGCCATCCGCCGGGTCGTAGCTTTGGAACCGGCTCGACCCGACGATGCGGTCGCCGTTCCGGTCGATGATGGCGAGCGCACCCTGTTTCGCCAGCGCGTCATCGAAGAATTCGCGAAACACCGGCTCCTGCCACCGGTCGCTGCGCGGGTGCAGGGCCCATAGCTCGCGGCTGCCGGCTACCGCATACAGGGCGTGCCAGTCGTACGCATGCAAGGGTCGCAATCGGACGCGGTCGTCCTGCAGGACCGGTTGCCGATCCAGCACGCTTATCCCGTCACGTCTTCCAGTGCGGCGATGAACTTTCCGACATTGCCGCTGGTCAGGCCGGCGATGTTGATACGGCCGGAACCCGCCATGTAGACGCCGTGATCCTTGCGCAGACGCTCGATCTGGTCCTTGTCCAGCTTGAGCATGGCGAACAGCCCGTTCTGGTTTTCGAGCTGCTTGAGGTCGAGGCCGGGCACGCGGTTGTCGGCGGCCGCCAGCTTTGCGCGGACGCTGCGCATGCGGGTGCGCATTTCGTCCACCTCG
This sequence is a window from Alteriqipengyuania flavescens. Protein-coding genes within it:
- the mtgA gene encoding monofunctional biosynthetic peptidoglycan transglycosylase, with the translated sequence MLRVARFLAKFVVGFVALSLLLVIVFRFVPPPVTATMVMDENGITKDWESLSQIDRNLVDAVIAAEDGKFCSHDGFDRKAIENAMRRNMEGGRIRGGSTISQQTAKNVFLWQGGGYFRKGLEAWFTFLIENIWGKRRIMEVYLNVAETGIGTYGAEAGAQRYFGKSAASLTRIEAARMAAALPLPKKRSVKNPGGWLRRHGNTISARIGVVRRDALDACVYN
- a CDS encoding cation diffusion facilitator family transporter gives rise to the protein MGAGHSHGSGHGHGHGGGHGHGHDHGPGDYDRAFAIGIVLNTAFVVVEAVYGFLSGSMALVADAGHNLSDVLSLILAWGAATLAKKPPSNRFTFGYKSSTILAALANALLLLAALGVILWETLHRFADPQPIEPGTVMIVAGIGIVINTATALLFMSGRKSDINIRGAFLHMAADALVSLGVVIAGALIWYTGALWIDPVTSLLIVALIAWGTWGLLKDSIRMSLLGVPAGIDEGAVRGYLGGIDGVARVHDLHIWPMSTTETALTAHLVMPGGHPGDSFLMEVAEELKHHHRIGHATIQVETSDDCAQACV
- a CDS encoding SCO family protein; protein product: MRPIFASAAAILLTATACAEAPPPAEPPLAGASIGGDFTLTGTDGADVSWTDFEGKYRLVYFGYAFCPDICPNDVANLARGYKALKESDPAAAQALVPIFISIDPERDTPDVVAEFAGAFSPDIVGLTGTPEQVAATAKKFAVYFAKGEETPDGGYLMDHSRSAILFSPSGEPIAPISVDQGGKAVEAELKQWVS
- a CDS encoding YcgN family cysteine cluster protein, producing the protein MGELRDRFWQLDLAELTRAEWEALCDGCGRCCLHKVEDADTGRIYDTNVACKLLDTATGLCSDYRHRKARVPDCLRLTAGNVNDLPWLPQTCAYRRRARGEALPDWHYLLSGDRDAVRKAGVSVHNRVISETDAGPLEHHMVDWEEEP
- a CDS encoding M48 family metallopeptidase codes for the protein MIEWLQGAPGDHEIVLAGRPLPILLKRNARARRLTLRLARDGSAVHLTVPRWAPTREAIAFAHAKSEWLAGQLEKIPQRDPPQAGGTFRYCGEDWRIDWHAAHPRTPRADTDAGTLTLGGPQDRLPARLQRWLESEALRLCAADLAFYAERAGVPLPEIRLSRAKSRWGSCSGKQVVRINWRLVQAPAHVRRSVVAHEVAHLVHFDHSPAFHALLGHIYDADIGAADRWLKAHGRSLYAQFG
- the ribD gene encoding bifunctional diaminohydroxyphosphoribosylaminopyrimidine deaminase/5-amino-6-(5-phosphoribosylamino)uracil reductase RibD, giving the protein MTASKADLRWLAAAAALAERGRPVSAPNPSVGAIIVKEGRVIGRGWTQAGGRPHAEAVALAQAGSDAAGATLYVTLEPCAHDSARGPACSALVAAAGLARVVIGAGDPDPRTAGGGIARLEAAGIETVLADCPRCADSLAGYLTRAALGRPHVTLKLALSIDGCIALADGTSQWITGPAARAHTHRERARADAILVGGGTLRADTPSLDVRLEGLEDRSPTRWVLTRGETPDGWQALRDPADLSPLAPAQYLFVEGGAGATAAFLAADHVDRLLVYRAPIVIGGGMASVGDIGLADLAQAHGRWQRIATAALGSDMLEVYERTRSRNPA
- a CDS encoding riboflavin synthase; this translates as MFTGIVTAIGTVTNREERGDLRLTIACPWDPADIAIGASIACSGCCLTVVSKGGDAGAAWFTVDLSAETVGLTNAARWAEGARLNLEPALKMGDELGGHIVTGHVDGVGRVIAAEDEGDSTRLTILAPAGLAPYIAAKGSITVDGCSLTVNSVEDTDDGCQFGLNIIPHTAEVTTLGTLASGDSVNLEIDTLARYLQRMVALRG
- a CDS encoding GNAT family N-acetyltransferase, which encodes MLDRQPVLQDDRVRLRPLHAYDWHALYAVAGSRELWALHPRSDRWQEPVFREFFDDALAKQGALAIIDRNGDRIVGSSRFQSYDPADGGVVEIGWTFIARNLWGSGMNARVKRLMLSHALASVERVVFRVGENNLVSRRAMEKIGGRLTGRIEEAEGATGPQRNVIYEIDRAAFAQGPLA